In Pseudomonadota bacterium, one DNA window encodes the following:
- a CDS encoding CoA transferase: protein MTCSQRRLIAGTRPLANIKVLDFSFMMAGPYCTRILADLGATVIKVETPTGDYVRSRPPLRDGWSSYYGHLNVGKQSIILDLKKTQAVEIAKRLAAACDIVVENFRPGVMKRLGIDFDVLSAINPELIYCAISGFGQSGPAANRPAYAPIVHAASGYDMANLSYQDDTQRPTKTAIFIADIMAGIQATVAIEAALLARERTRSGQFIDVTLVESMFNLQVYEFQEAQCPTDARRPLYQPLRTSDGYVIVAPVTQNNFVQMAACIGHPEWCVDPRFTTATSRGRNWDLLMSLVETWTRQRSGNECEHLLTAAGVPCSRYLTIGEAMQDPHYDHRGSFAMIEDPAGSYKIPKLPFQMSAVDIAPRSYVADHGADTEMVLKSLLDLSDDEIAALTDSGVFGS, encoded by the coding sequence ATGACTTGTTCACAACGTAGGTTGATTGCCGGCACCCGTCCACTAGCCAACATCAAGGTTTTGGATTTCAGCTTCATGATGGCCGGTCCCTATTGCACGCGGATACTGGCCGACCTAGGTGCAACAGTTATCAAGGTTGAAACTCCCACCGGGGACTACGTCCGGAGTCGCCCACCGCTCCGCGACGGTTGGAGTTCGTACTACGGACATCTCAACGTCGGTAAACAAAGCATCATCCTGGATCTCAAGAAAACACAAGCTGTCGAGATTGCAAAGCGCTTAGCAGCTGCCTGCGATATTGTAGTAGAGAACTTCCGACCTGGCGTTATGAAGCGCCTCGGGATTGACTTCGACGTCCTCTCTGCCATCAATCCTGAGTTGATCTACTGCGCAATCTCTGGCTTCGGCCAGTCGGGGCCGGCGGCAAATCGTCCCGCGTATGCACCCATCGTACACGCCGCCAGCGGCTACGACATGGCTAATCTGAGCTATCAGGACGACACACAGAGGCCGACCAAGACAGCTATTTTCATCGCGGACATCATGGCTGGCATTCAGGCCACGGTTGCTATCGAGGCGGCATTACTGGCACGTGAGCGAACACGCAGCGGGCAGTTTATTGACGTCACCCTGGTGGAGTCCATGTTCAACCTACAGGTCTATGAGTTCCAGGAAGCACAGTGTCCGACCGACGCACGCCGCCCATTGTATCAACCCCTGCGCACCTCCGATGGATACGTAATTGTCGCACCGGTGACTCAGAATAATTTTGTGCAAATGGCTGCCTGTATTGGCCATCCTGAATGGTGCGTAGACCCACGTTTCACCACCGCCACCTCGCGTGGACGAAACTGGGATTTGCTGATGTCCCTCGTCGAAACGTGGACGCGTCAGCGCTCTGGCAACGAATGCGAACACTTGCTTACGGCTGCAGGAGTCCCCTGTTCACGCTATTTGACCATCGGCGAAGCGATGCAAGATCCGCATTACGACCACCGCGGCAGTTTTGCCATGATCGAAGACCCGGCAGGCAGCTATAAGATTCCCAAGCTTCCGTTCCAAATGTCTGCTGTAGATATTGCACCTCGCTCCTATGTCGCCGACCATGGTGCCGATACCGAAATGGTATTGAAATCGCTTCTCGACCTGTCCGACGACGAGATTGCTGCACTCACAGATAGCGGTGTATTCGGATCTTGA
- a CDS encoding phenylacetate--CoA ligase family protein — protein MTTHEVLPIDSRVAYPNRAAIEHIQNVALPRLVARAWLHIPFYRRLWTQAGVNPDCVTGLDDLRRLPIIRKQDLEADLIAHPPFGSFQGDFPAVRLQASSGSSGKPKPVLHTRADWENITNLWARRLAAQGVTSADRVQVAFALALFIPGFTSMEGAMKLGALAIPAGSGAMTQSMRQLEIAREWGSTVLGATGGYALHLATEARERGFDLKRDFSFRVMYHTGEPLVEETRRQIENAWGVKSFNNYGSVETGAPAWECEYQHGMHFNEDAYLFEVVDPETLDPLPDGEEGAVVVTSLFKEAAPVIRYMIGDIASIWPEACACGHPFRRLSPIRGRIDDMLKIQGAAVYPTAIEATLRQFPEIGPEFRIVVDCKNGRDRLEVQIECAPDQNDTVNDLAVRVAQRIKERVGFSAAVTAVPFGGLATAEDVARRTKNRYVVDLRKTQP, from the coding sequence ATGACGACTCATGAAGTCCTACCAATCGATAGCCGAGTGGCGTATCCAAACCGTGCCGCGATAGAGCATATCCAAAACGTTGCGCTTCCACGGCTGGTTGCGCGGGCATGGTTGCATATACCATTTTATCGTCGGCTTTGGACGCAAGCCGGTGTAAACCCAGATTGCGTGACTGGTCTCGATGACTTGCGCCGCCTACCCATCATACGCAAGCAGGATCTCGAGGCGGACCTCATCGCGCATCCACCATTCGGCAGTTTTCAGGGAGATTTTCCGGCAGTTCGTCTACAGGCGAGTTCAGGCAGCTCTGGAAAGCCAAAACCAGTACTGCATACCCGTGCAGACTGGGAGAACATTACTAATCTATGGGCGCGGAGACTAGCCGCGCAAGGTGTCACCTCCGCCGACCGTGTTCAGGTCGCCTTCGCCTTGGCATTGTTTATACCGGGGTTTACGTCGATGGAGGGCGCCATGAAGCTCGGTGCGTTGGCTATCCCCGCGGGCAGCGGTGCGATGACTCAATCGATGCGGCAGCTCGAGATTGCCCGTGAATGGGGCAGTACTGTACTTGGCGCCACCGGTGGGTACGCATTGCACTTGGCGACCGAAGCACGAGAGCGGGGATTTGACTTGAAGCGGGATTTCTCATTCCGGGTCATGTACCACACGGGTGAACCGCTGGTCGAGGAGACACGTCGGCAAATCGAAAATGCGTGGGGTGTGAAATCTTTCAACAACTATGGCAGTGTAGAGACTGGCGCCCCGGCTTGGGAGTGCGAGTATCAGCATGGTATGCACTTCAACGAGGATGCGTACCTGTTCGAAGTTGTCGATCCTGAAACGCTTGACCCACTACCTGACGGTGAGGAGGGCGCAGTCGTAGTGACCTCACTGTTTAAGGAGGCTGCACCGGTGATCCGGTACATGATTGGCGATATAGCATCGATTTGGCCTGAGGCCTGTGCGTGCGGACATCCCTTTCGACGATTAAGCCCAATTCGCGGTCGTATCGATGACATGCTGAAGATCCAAGGCGCCGCGGTCTATCCGACGGCGATAGAAGCGACTCTGCGGCAATTCCCAGAGATTGGGCCGGAGTTCCGCATCGTGGTTGACTGCAAGAATGGACGAGATCGTCTCGAAGTCCAAATAGAATGTGCCCCTGACCAGAATGACACAGTGAATGATTTAGCAGTGCGAGTAGCGCAACGCATCAAGGAGCGAGTCGGTTTCAGCGCGGCTGTAACCGCGGTTCCATTTGGTGGATTGGCGACTGCCGAGGATGTCGCAAGACGGACAAAAAACCGCTACGTCGTCGACCTCAGGAAAACGCAGCCATAG
- a CDS encoding IclR family transcriptional regulator has protein sequence MNNRDYVAALEKGLAVVEAFDAASIRLTLSAVARKTGLTRAAARRYLLTLVTLGYAETDGKHFELTPRVLRLGYAYLSGATLPRIAQPILEQIGEQIHDVASLALLDGQDILFLAHSTNRRILSAAASVGTRFPAYCTAMGRALLACQQDAEIEKFLREVRPLKLTPKTCIGIRELREKVMQARSDGFAISDGELEVGMQAIAVPVKGVRGTAYLAISVSMHTGRLTADELIELVLPPLQTGANVLATML, from the coding sequence ATGAATAATCGCGATTACGTCGCTGCGCTAGAGAAGGGGCTCGCTGTAGTTGAAGCCTTCGATGCCGCCAGCATACGCTTGACCCTGAGCGCTGTGGCACGCAAGACGGGCTTGACACGTGCTGCGGCCCGCCGCTATCTGTTGACTCTGGTGACCCTTGGCTATGCCGAGACTGACGGTAAGCATTTTGAATTGACACCGCGAGTGCTACGCCTCGGTTACGCTTATCTCTCGGGGGCCACGCTGCCCCGCATTGCGCAACCTATCCTTGAGCAGATTGGCGAACAGATCCACGATGTAGCTTCACTGGCACTGCTCGACGGACAAGACATCCTATTCCTCGCCCACTCCACCAATCGCCGCATCCTGTCTGCCGCCGCTAGCGTGGGTACCCGCTTTCCCGCGTACTGTACCGCGATGGGCCGTGCACTACTTGCGTGTCAACAGGATGCTGAGATCGAGAAGTTTCTGCGCGAAGTCCGTCCTTTGAAACTCACGCCGAAGACCTGTATCGGAATTCGCGAACTCAGGGAGAAAGTGATGCAAGCGCGCAGCGATGGTTTTGCGATTAGCGACGGGGAACTAGAAGTTGGCATGCAGGCGATTGCTGTTCCAGTGAAGGGGGTACGTGGAACCGCTTACCTGGCGATCAGCGTCAGCATGCATACCGGGCGATTGACAGCCGACGAGCTGATCGAACTTGTACTACCACCGTTGCAGACCGGCGCCAACGTGCTCGCCACGATGCTCTAA
- a CDS encoding UbiD family decarboxylase: protein MAIYQISPSKVGKKMAPQDMRGFLEAIQKTGDLVTVNDLIDWDQELAGLGRLSCERNGPAFMFNNVKDYAPGWRITTNPIATWRRMAVALGLPPETSVRDLYAAYAEREQNLIPPVVVDDGPCKEVVITGDAIDLFDLPTPMVHEGDGGRYLGTWDLVVSKDAESSWVNWGMYRFMVHNETILTGYPRPTSHLGKMLLEGYVPKGKSMPIAIVIGADIPSHLAAAATFRLAGDEAELAGALGERPVELVKCETSDLMVPASAEIVIEAEVLPNHLAQEGPYGEYPGYRSGEMGDALCARVRAITHRHNPILTLDTTGFMDSSATTTSISGAIAIKRRLEKHGIPVAEVYVPPEGGVHLTIVSVRRGGAEVARKIVEVLTARRALMSKIIVVDDDVDVFNIPAVLHAFSTKCHPDRGTHIHRYEGRANALTPAYSQEERAARLGASVAFDVTWPPEWPSSVTPIRATLDAMYSPEVQDRVYARWNQLGL, encoded by the coding sequence ATGGCGATCTACCAGATATCGCCGTCGAAAGTGGGGAAAAAGATGGCACCGCAAGATATGAGAGGCTTCCTGGAAGCAATCCAGAAAACTGGTGATCTCGTTACGGTAAATGACTTGATCGACTGGGATCAAGAACTTGCTGGACTTGGCCGGCTCAGTTGCGAACGCAACGGTCCCGCGTTCATGTTTAACAATGTCAAGGACTATGCTCCGGGCTGGCGGATCACTACTAACCCGATTGCCACCTGGCGGCGGATGGCTGTAGCACTTGGCCTTCCACCTGAAACGTCAGTGCGAGATCTCTATGCCGCGTACGCTGAACGTGAACAGAATCTCATTCCGCCTGTTGTGGTGGACGATGGCCCATGTAAGGAGGTGGTGATCACCGGCGATGCCATCGACCTGTTCGATCTGCCGACACCAATGGTCCACGAAGGCGACGGTGGACGCTACTTGGGTACGTGGGACTTGGTGGTCTCTAAGGACGCCGAAAGCAGTTGGGTCAATTGGGGCATGTACCGATTTATGGTTCATAACGAAACAATTCTGACCGGTTATCCGCGCCCGACAAGCCACTTGGGCAAGATGCTACTAGAAGGTTATGTACCCAAAGGAAAATCGATGCCGATCGCGATCGTCATCGGAGCCGATATTCCGAGTCATTTAGCTGCCGCAGCGACATTCCGTCTTGCCGGCGATGAAGCGGAACTAGCCGGGGCGCTCGGCGAGCGGCCGGTGGAACTAGTTAAGTGTGAGACCTCTGATTTAATGGTGCCAGCTAGCGCCGAGATCGTCATCGAAGCGGAGGTGCTACCCAACCACCTTGCCCAAGAGGGGCCATATGGCGAGTACCCCGGGTATCGCAGCGGCGAGATGGGCGATGCCCTGTGCGCACGGGTTAGGGCGATCACACATCGGCATAATCCGATTCTTACACTCGACACGACTGGGTTTATGGATTCCAGCGCCACAACGACTTCGATCTCGGGGGCTATCGCAATCAAGAGACGCCTCGAAAAACATGGTATCCCGGTGGCCGAGGTTTACGTGCCGCCAGAAGGCGGTGTTCACTTAACCATTGTCTCCGTACGTCGGGGCGGTGCTGAGGTGGCACGCAAGATTGTCGAGGTTTTGACTGCGCGAAGGGCATTGATGTCTAAGATTATCGTTGTTGATGACGACGTAGATGTTTTCAACATCCCGGCGGTATTGCATGCGTTCTCGACGAAGTGTCATCCAGATCGTGGTACGCACATCCACCGATATGAGGGTCGTGCCAATGCTCTGACACCGGCTTACAGTCAAGAAGAGAGGGCTGCGCGGCTTGGCGCGAGCGTGGCTTTCGACGTCACCTGGCCACCGGAATGGCCAAGCAGTGTTACGCCGATTCGGGCGACGCTCGATGCAATGTATTCCCCTGAAGTCCAGGATCGTGTGTACGCCCGCTGGAATCAACTCGGCCTTTGA
- a CDS encoding C4-dicarboxylate ABC transporter permease, whose amino-acid sequence MWALAASFIAALLPVSAIVYSMQLLPELGIVIYKEQFLAYLLTLAMTLVFILIPPFKHRNGLDKDKTVVVPWYDLLLIMLVLASGGYTTLWYHELLPQIGLLTIDKVIVSTVGIALLLEATRRCAGWTMVIVGVAALSYALLGHHLDGLFEVRRIRFDRLMLYNYMGQGAIHGIPLYVAATIVTIFMLFGQILFGVGGGKAVSDFAFAIMGRRRGGPAKVSVIASAIFGSMSGSASANVATTGMVTIPMMKQSGYPGYKAAAIEAVSSTGGLVLPPIMAATGFIIAEFLAIPYSEVAIAAVVPALLFYMCVYFQVDLEAAKHGITSMHAAEIPLLKPALKVVIPIILPFAVLIYALFVQFQSPENSAFYAILTTLAVSIIIPTMRRSFKTHVKVLVKAGEGVVYIVIVCAIAGLVMGCLGITGLGSNLSQKIVAIAGNELWLLLLLAALGSIVLGMGVPVTATYIILVILIGPALVQGGVTELAAHMFVFYFGTLSFLTPPVCISVFVAAALARAPPMRTAFFSMRLALIAYLIPFLFVYHPGFLLQGSPEAIANTLVGAVAGVYLLTIGLVGYCVRPLGLFYRLSSIAVGLAMLWIGVSSWSVAVLGWLLIGGAQIVRRIRSEQAASCV is encoded by the coding sequence ATGTGGGCATTAGCCGCATCTTTCATCGCTGCACTGCTCCCGGTATCAGCTATTGTCTATAGCATGCAGCTGCTACCTGAGCTAGGTATAGTCATCTACAAGGAACAATTCTTGGCCTATTTGCTGACTTTGGCGATGACTTTGGTCTTTATACTCATACCGCCGTTTAAGCATCGAAATGGACTGGATAAAGACAAGACTGTGGTAGTTCCTTGGTATGACTTATTGCTGATCATGCTTGTGTTGGCTAGTGGTGGATACACTACGTTGTGGTATCACGAGCTGCTGCCACAGATCGGCCTCCTGACCATCGACAAAGTCATCGTAAGCACCGTCGGAATTGCACTATTACTCGAGGCAACTCGGCGCTGCGCGGGATGGACAATGGTAATAGTAGGCGTGGCGGCGTTGTCTTATGCGTTGCTTGGCCATCATCTGGATGGACTGTTCGAAGTCCGCCGTATCCGTTTTGACCGCCTAATGCTGTACAACTACATGGGGCAGGGAGCGATCCATGGTATTCCTCTATACGTTGCAGCAACTATCGTCACGATATTTATGCTCTTCGGGCAGATTCTGTTTGGCGTGGGAGGTGGCAAGGCAGTATCAGATTTTGCGTTTGCGATCATGGGTCGGCGGCGCGGTGGCCCAGCCAAAGTGAGTGTCATTGCCAGCGCGATATTCGGTTCAATGTCGGGCAGTGCATCTGCAAACGTTGCGACTACCGGAATGGTTACCATTCCCATGATGAAGCAGAGCGGCTACCCGGGATACAAAGCCGCGGCGATTGAGGCGGTGTCATCTACCGGTGGTCTTGTGTTGCCACCAATTATGGCCGCGACCGGGTTCATTATCGCGGAGTTTCTAGCTATCCCTTACTCAGAGGTCGCTATTGCCGCCGTAGTGCCCGCGCTGCTGTTCTACATGTGTGTTTACTTCCAGGTCGACCTGGAGGCAGCAAAGCATGGAATAACTTCTATGCATGCTGCAGAAATTCCTCTGTTGAAACCTGCATTGAAGGTGGTCATCCCAATTATTCTGCCCTTCGCTGTACTGATCTACGCACTGTTCGTGCAATTCCAAAGTCCCGAGAACTCAGCATTCTATGCCATATTAACTACGCTAGCCGTTAGCATAATTATTCCAACGATGCGCCGATCTTTTAAAACACACGTTAAGGTATTAGTGAAGGCAGGAGAAGGCGTGGTCTATATTGTCATCGTCTGTGCAATAGCCGGGTTGGTTATGGGCTGCCTGGGTATCACGGGACTCGGCAGTAATTTGTCGCAGAAGATCGTTGCTATAGCTGGGAATGAGCTTTGGTTACTTCTTCTACTGGCCGCTCTCGGTAGTATCGTCCTTGGCATGGGCGTACCTGTTACGGCAACGTATATTATTCTGGTGATCTTAATCGGCCCAGCGCTTGTCCAAGGGGGAGTAACCGAACTAGCAGCACATATGTTCGTTTTCTATTTTGGCACGCTCTCGTTTCTAACACCGCCAGTTTGTATTTCGGTATTCGTCGCTGCGGCGCTGGCGCGTGCGCCACCAATGCGTACGGCTTTTTTTTCGATGCGGTTGGCGTTAATCGCGTACCTAATACCGTTCCTCTTTGTATATCACCCGGGATTCTTGCTGCAAGGTAGCCCGGAAGCAATTGCTAACACCCTGGTGGGAGCGGTTGCCGGAGTGTACTTATTGACGATTGGGTTGGTAGGATACTGTGTACGGCCCTTAGGATTGTTTTATAGATTGAGTTCGATTGCGGTTGGTTTAGCAATGTTGTGGATCGGTGTGTCGTCATGGTCGGTGGCGGTATTAGGTTGGCTGTTGATAGGGGGAGCCCAAATTGTCAGGCGCATCCGTTCCGAGCAAGCAGCGAGTTGTGTATGA
- a CDS encoding acyl-CoA dehydrogenase has translation MKLQPEQIAFRETVRRMVETEIAPIAVELDETDRFPEELVPIFGDMGLLQLWVPETYGGPGGDLTMLCLAREEIAKVSFACSMMAGQNSMGIILPLLHCGTEEQRQRFLPLVAKGRTITAVAITEPSAGSDVASMQTRAVKDGSTYVLNGQKCFISFGSEAHYVMVFARTSEGKSVDGISAFLVDTTLPGFKVGRNERKMGMGGIPNVELFFEDMRVPEANRIGEEGQGFKTVMRILNLNRPTIGAAAVGLAQGATNAAIAYARERKQFGRPIADFQGLQWIIADMATQVEAARALVYECAHRVDAGDIDGIAGLASMAKCFASDTAMKVTIDAVQVFGGAGYMKDYAVERMMRDAKVAQIFEGTNQIQRSIIARHLLR, from the coding sequence ATGAAGCTGCAACCAGAGCAGATCGCCTTTCGGGAAACTGTACGTCGCATGGTTGAGACCGAGATCGCACCTATCGCTGTCGAACTGGATGAGACCGATCGCTTTCCAGAGGAACTGGTGCCAATTTTCGGCGATATGGGGTTGCTGCAACTTTGGGTGCCCGAAACATATGGCGGACCCGGCGGAGACCTGACGATGCTCTGTCTTGCACGTGAAGAGATCGCGAAGGTCTCCTTCGCATGTTCAATGATGGCGGGACAGAACTCAATGGGGATTATCCTTCCGCTGCTGCATTGTGGTACTGAGGAACAACGCCAGCGGTTTCTTCCCCTGGTAGCCAAGGGCCGCACCATCACCGCGGTCGCCATCACCGAGCCATCTGCCGGATCCGATGTTGCCTCCATGCAGACACGGGCGGTGAAAGATGGTTCGACCTATGTCCTCAATGGGCAGAAGTGCTTTATTAGCTTCGGTAGCGAGGCACACTACGTGATGGTCTTCGCCCGCACGAGTGAGGGCAAAAGCGTTGACGGCATCAGCGCGTTCCTTGTGGACACTACCTTGCCCGGCTTCAAGGTCGGCCGGAACGAGCGAAAGATGGGTATGGGCGGAATACCCAACGTGGAACTGTTCTTTGAAGATATGAGGGTTCCAGAAGCAAACCGAATTGGCGAGGAAGGTCAGGGATTCAAGACTGTAATGCGAATTCTCAACCTCAATCGCCCCACCATTGGCGCCGCTGCTGTTGGGTTGGCCCAGGGTGCAACAAACGCTGCGATCGCTTACGCCAGAGAACGCAAGCAATTCGGGCGTCCTATCGCAGATTTCCAGGGCTTGCAATGGATCATTGCCGACATGGCGACCCAGGTTGAAGCCGCTCGCGCTTTGGTCTACGAATGCGCCCATCGGGTCGATGCCGGTGATATCGACGGTATAGCTGGTTTAGCTTCGATGGCCAAATGCTTTGCTAGCGACACCGCTATGAAAGTAACCATCGACGCGGTCCAAGTCTTTGGTGGTGCAGGATATATGAAGGACTACGCGGTTGAGCGCATGATGCGAGATGCCAAGGTTGCCCAGATATTTGAGGGCACAAACCAGATTCAACGCTCAATCATCGCCCGGCATCTGCTGAGATAA